One window of the Archaeoglobus sulfaticallidus PM70-1 genome contains the following:
- a CDS encoding amidohydrolase family protein: MKHSMRCCLIEFEDDSSEFIIRTGVLDGKFFEERDVDWDVDFDFVIIPSFYNSHIHLGDSIAMDPPPMELEELVGPGGYKFRILEAEKSRVPSAIKDSIEYAVRYGTTSMTEFREGDLEGLSLIRDGFEVLAIFGRPSTLESAEKMLEGVRGFGMSSVRDHDYAFLEDLRDLARKKDRMFGIHAGEKDSLDVEKAIALQPDFIVHMNMADKKSIEECMDAGIPIISCMRSNFFFGLENRKNYRIFEEYDRWCIGTDNVMIANPSVLSELNFAGYIVSPENALKAAYRGFEVFGMKPKWVVLDIREMKNSRNLIASIVRRANHSNIVRVVDEILIE, encoded by the coding sequence ATGAAGCATTCAATGAGATGCTGTTTGATTGAGTTTGAGGATGATTCCAGTGAGTTCATAATCAGAACTGGGGTACTCGACGGCAAATTTTTCGAGGAAAGGGATGTTGATTGGGATGTTGATTTCGATTTTGTGATAATTCCCTCATTTTACAACTCTCACATCCATCTGGGCGACTCTATTGCAATGGATCCCCCACCCATGGAACTTGAGGAGCTTGTTGGTCCCGGAGGATACAAGTTCAGGATTCTCGAGGCTGAGAAAAGCAGAGTTCCATCAGCGATAAAGGACTCGATAGAGTATGCTGTACGGTATGGAACCACTTCAATGACCGAGTTCAGGGAAGGGGACCTTGAAGGATTATCCCTGATTAGAGATGGATTTGAAGTGTTAGCTATCTTCGGAAGACCGTCAACTCTTGAATCTGCAGAAAAAATGCTTGAGGGAGTTAGAGGATTTGGCATGAGCAGTGTGAGGGATCACGACTATGCCTTTCTTGAAGATCTCAGGGATCTTGCGAGGAAAAAGGACAGGATGTTTGGAATTCATGCCGGTGAGAAGGACAGTTTGGATGTGGAGAAGGCTATTGCACTCCAACCGGACTTCATAGTTCACATGAACATGGCTGACAAAAAGAGCATAGAGGAGTGCATGGATGCTGGAATTCCGATTATCTCCTGCATGAGATCCAACTTTTTCTTCGGCCTGGAGAACAGGAAGAATTACAGGATCTTTGAGGAATACGATAGGTGGTGCATCGGAACGGACAATGTTATGATAGCTAATCCATCTGTACTCTCTGAACTGAACTTTGCAGGATACATCGTTAGTCCGGAGAATGCCTTAAAAGCAGCATATCGTGGTTTTGAAGTTTTTGGTATGAAACCAAAGTGGGTGGTGCTTGACATTCGGGAGATGAAAAATTCGAGAAATCTGATTGCCAGCATTGTCAGGAGAGCCAATCACAGCAACATAGTTAGGGTGGTGGATGAGATTCTGATCGAGTGA
- a CDS encoding RNA-guided endonuclease InsQ/TnpB family protein: MRCILIQPRLTREQEIVLGNLTYNAGKMWNAANYLLMNGKASFNVFDLYNKLKDDFFVKNVQSRSAQILMGQLIEAWKTFFDYLKNPEKYRFPIRKPHFVDRKKPHHTVVYDKTGFKVFGTKLRLSIPKQLREYLKEYGYSKKYLWIDTGIDLTRYDVRNVQITPLKYSGRIFYQIGIVYSKPEQSEVEGKERLMGIDLNKANFAVIVVENHPTAYIIDGRGLMSLLRKYLKKIAKLQSLKDNLKNKGLPYNRVDERIAKLWKRVRNLLRDFSHKASNLIAGLARKLKVTKIIVGNIYSSKNEENDLPDLVNQMFSLLPHGKVVDHLRYKFGEVVEIDERYTSGVDSVKHEYPSEDNYEPWRRIKRSLFKSVIGLINADVNAARNIIKKCLFETGRTDHPFLKDTASGLKQVVRLRVFRKLKGSSESAVLEQIGVARGCVPLGAVRLSAEQTRPEAPCASEG, translated from the coding sequence ATGAGGTGTATCTTAATCCAGCCCCGTTTAACAAGGGAGCAGGAGATAGTGTTGGGCAACTTAACGTACAACGCTGGCAAGATGTGGAATGCTGCTAACTACCTGTTGATGAACGGCAAAGCATCTTTCAACGTCTTCGATCTATACAACAAGCTCAAAGACGACTTCTTCGTCAAGAACGTTCAGTCGAGGTCTGCACAGATACTCATGGGTCAGCTGATAGAAGCCTGGAAAACCTTCTTCGACTATCTAAAGAATCCTGAAAAGTACAGGTTCCCTATAAGAAAACCCCACTTTGTGGACAGAAAGAAGCCCCATCACACGGTAGTATACGACAAAACAGGCTTTAAGGTGTTCGGGACTAAACTAAGGCTCTCCATCCCCAAACAGCTCAGGGAATACTTAAAGGAGTACGGCTACTCTAAAAAGTACCTGTGGATAGATACAGGCATCGACTTGACTCGATACGACGTGAGGAACGTCCAGATAACACCTCTCAAGTACTCAGGCAGGATTTTCTACCAGATTGGCATTGTTTACAGTAAGCCTGAGCAATCAGAGGTAGAGGGAAAAGAAAGACTCATGGGCATAGACCTCAACAAAGCAAACTTCGCAGTGATAGTTGTAGAAAACCATCCAACTGCTTATATCATCGATGGAAGAGGGTTAATGAGCCTTTTGAGGAAGTACTTAAAGAAGATTGCCAAGCTGCAATCCCTCAAGGACAATCTGAAGAACAAAGGTTTACCGTACAACAGGGTTGACGAGAGGATTGCGAAGCTGTGGAAAAGGGTAAGGAACTTGCTCAGGGATTTCTCACACAAGGCATCGAACCTCATCGCTGGCCTTGCCAGAAAGCTGAAAGTTACAAAAATCATAGTGGGTAACATCTACTCCTCAAAGAACGAGGAGAACGATCTGCCAGATCTGGTAAACCAGATGTTCTCCTTGCTCCCCCACGGTAAAGTGGTAGATCACTTAAGATACAAGTTCGGGGAAGTCGTGGAGATCGATGAAAGGTATACATCGGGAGTTGATTCTGTCAAGCACGAGTACCCTTCAGAGGATAACTACGAACCCTGGAGGAGGATAAAAAGGAGTTTGTTCAAATCCGTGATTGGTTTAATCAACGCAGACGTGAACGCTGCGAGGAACATCATAAAGAAGTGCTTGTTTGAGACGGGCCGGACGGATCATCCATTCCTGAAGGACACTGCGTCCGGCCTCAAGCAGGTGGTAAGGCTCAGAGTATTCCGCAAACTGAAAGGTAGCTCCGAGTCTGCCGTTCTGGAACAGATAGGAGTAGCAAGGGGTTGTGTCCCCCTTGGGGCGGTAAGGCTCTCTGCTGAGCAAACCCGTCCCGAAGCCCCTTGCGCGAGCGAGGGGTGA
- a CDS encoding aspartate kinase yields MRVVMKFGGTSVKDGESILHVANLIKKFEDYEKVVVVSAMAGVTDSLIEAAKKCYKEPSSSFIKLFIAELTKKHYEAISTAVKDPQYQNKAFEVVDKLLDELEKVLMGIGYLGELTRRSEDYIVSFGERLVAPILSSAILSLGVDSVALTGGDAGIITDNNFGRAKPKPEVYNLINSRLDPLLRIKKTTPVITGFIGVTDDGSITTLGRGGSDLTATLIASALNADEVWLWKEVDGVLTTDPKIVPEARLIPEISYQEAMELSHFGAKILHPRAIEPVMRKEIPVRIKNTFNPDAEGTVIMKGADTTKDIVKALSLIEKVAIVNVSGAGFDFAEIMSDVFSRLAKEKVNVIMVAQSSSELNLSIVVDESDIEVAYSALKPLENGVVSVRKMKDIAVVSAVGAGMAGTPGVAGRIFSALGKNGINVIMISQSCSEYNVSFTVSKNEGKEAVRVLHREFELHKSPEEQA; encoded by the coding sequence ATGAGGGTTGTGATGAAGTTCGGTGGAACGAGCGTGAAGGATGGAGAGAGCATATTGCATGTGGCAAACCTGATAAAGAAGTTTGAGGACTATGAGAAAGTTGTTGTTGTGTCCGCAATGGCTGGAGTCACAGACTCCCTGATAGAGGCTGCCAAAAAATGCTATAAAGAACCCTCATCCAGCTTTATCAAGCTCTTTATTGCTGAGCTTACCAAGAAGCATTACGAGGCTATAAGTACTGCAGTTAAGGATCCTCAGTATCAGAACAAGGCCTTTGAGGTTGTTGATAAGCTCCTCGATGAGCTTGAGAAGGTTTTGATGGGGATTGGCTATCTCGGGGAGCTTACGAGGAGGAGTGAGGATTACATCGTATCGTTTGGAGAGAGGCTTGTAGCGCCCATCCTGTCCTCTGCCATCTTATCTCTCGGAGTGGATTCCGTAGCGTTGACTGGAGGAGATGCTGGAATAATCACCGATAACAACTTCGGAAGGGCCAAGCCAAAGCCTGAGGTTTACAACCTGATAAACAGCAGGCTCGATCCATTGCTGAGGATCAAGAAAACTACTCCTGTCATTACAGGCTTCATCGGAGTTACAGATGATGGCAGCATAACAACACTCGGTAGGGGTGGGAGCGATCTCACTGCAACGCTGATAGCATCCGCACTTAACGCGGATGAGGTCTGGCTGTGGAAAGAAGTGGATGGAGTTCTGACCACCGATCCGAAAATCGTTCCGGAAGCGAGGCTCATACCGGAGATCTCATATCAGGAGGCGATGGAGCTCTCCCATTTCGGGGCTAAAATCCTGCATCCAAGGGCTATCGAGCCTGTGATGAGAAAGGAAATCCCTGTCAGGATAAAGAACACCTTCAACCCTGATGCTGAGGGAACCGTGATAATGAAGGGAGCGGATACAACAAAGGATATAGTGAAGGCGTTGAGCCTGATTGAGAAGGTTGCGATAGTCAATGTCAGTGGAGCGGGGTTTGATTTCGCTGAGATAATGTCGGATGTTTTCAGCAGGCTTGCAAAGGAGAAGGTCAATGTTATCATGGTTGCTCAAAGCTCCTCCGAGCTGAACCTCTCGATAGTTGTTGATGAGTCTGATATCGAGGTGGCATATTCCGCTCTGAAACCTCTCGAGAATGGGGTTGTTAGTGTTAGAAAGATGAAGGACATAGCGGTTGTAAGTGCTGTTGGAGCTGGGATGGCCGGAACTCCTGGAGTGGCTGGAAGGATCTTTTCAGCACTGGGCAAGAACGGAATCAATGTGATTATGATAAGCCAGAGCTGTTCAGAATACAATGTCTCCTTTACTGTTTCAAAGAACGAGGGAAAGGAGGCTGTGAGAGTTTTGCATCGAGAATTTGAGCTCCACAAGAGTCCTGAAGAACAGGCTTAA